The Lactuca sativa cultivar Salinas chromosome 2, Lsat_Salinas_v11, whole genome shotgun sequence genome includes a window with the following:
- the LOC128125926 gene encoding uncharacterized protein LOC128125926, which yields MFCMLLNHGGKCTDFPGRKYVNGKRHYVELIDIETFCVHDIDDMMVKLGYIDENLHVEMYYHFRRPLCDLDFGLFALASDDDVRHLAKYVGHHKLIEVYTEHGQTKLHTYSMSPNPSKVRIVEIDCTPKRLFLEWHDTQVEPNDVLTFEPNRNNPPVSPTRNEPSIDKVDMVSDNANIMETEIEHSSDDNSSGDEINSGDDSESQDGDFLVDEDNIIDDVEVNMREFHLNVNPNVEWIGGASKRKNHVVTEDGNEADLEVIDMELFLSDSSSDDGIEGERNKKIKAIRRAHENENAQVSEPFYLYQKFNSSKEFKDMVNQHAIDTRRELDFEKNDKNRVRVVCRGTITSLGGGTGQEVVNEEGKCPWVLLASKWKRDKDWTVKTYVSEHKCLQTRKVRACDYKFLSKQILQLVEANPKIPVKALREQLQRIYKVDISKMKAFRAKEAALKIIRGDYATQYKILQDYLLEVQTQNPDTTIKLDVESEPNPDVETRTFRRVYVCLGALKQGFAAGKRDFLGVDGAFMKGPFHGQILPVVVHFLLCCG from the coding sequence ATGTTTTGCATGCTATTAAACCATGGTGGAAAGTGTACTGATTTTCCTGGAAGGAAGTATGTAAACGGAAAGAGACATTACGTTGAGTTAATAGACATCGAGACTTTCTGTGTTCACGATATTGATGACATGATGGTGAAACTTGGGTATATCGATGAAAATCTACATGTGGAGATGTACTATCATTTTCGAAGGCCACTGTGCGATTTGGATTTTGGCTTGTTTGCTTTAGCTTCAGATGATGATGTAAGGCATTTAGCAAAATATGTTGGCCATCATAAGCTAATAGAGGTGTATACAGAGCACGGGCAAACGAAATTACACACATACTCGATGTCACCAAACCCATCTAAGGTACGTATAGTTGAGATTGATTGTACCCCAAAAAGATTGTTTTTGGAATGGCATGATACACAAGTTGAGCCTAATGATGTGTTGACATTTGAGCCTAATAGAAACAACCCTCCTGTTTCACCTACTAGAAATGAGCCTTCAATTGACAAAGTGGACATGGTAAGTGATAATGCAAACATCATGGAAACTGAAATTGAACATAGTAGTGATGATAATAGCAGTGGTGATGAGATCAACAGTGGTGATGATAGTGAGAGTCAAGATGGTGACTTTCTTGTGGACGAAGACAATATCATTGATGATGTTGAAGTTAACATGAGAGAATTCCACTTGAATGTTAACCCAaatgttgagtggattggaggtgCTTCTAAAAGAAAGAATCATGTAGTTACAGAAGATGGGAATGAAGCAGACCTTGAAGTTATAGATATGGAACTTTTCTTGTCCGACTCTTCATCGGATGATGGGATCGAAGGAGAAAGAAACAAAAAGATTAAAGCTATTAGAAGGGCGCATGAGAACGAAAATGCTCAAGTCAGTGAGCCTTTCTATTTATATCAGAAATTTAATTCGTCAAAGGAGTTTAAAGATATGGTTAACCAACATGCAATAGATACAAGAAGGGAGTTGGATTTTGAGAAGAATGATAAAAACAGAGTAAGGGTTGTATGCAGGGGAACCATAACAAGCCTAGGTGGTGGGACCGGTCAAGAAGTAGTCAATGAAGAAGGTAAGTGTCCTTGGGTTCTTTTAGCCAGTAAGTGGAAACGTGACAAGGATTGGACAGTTAAAACATATGTTAGTGAACATAAATGTCTTCAAACAAGAAAGGTTAGGGCTTGTGATTACAAGTTTCTTTCAAAGCAAATTCTACAACTGGTGGAAGCAAACCCAAAAATTCCAGTCAAGGCTTTAAGGGAACAACTTCAACGTATCTACAAAGTAGATATTTCTAAGATGAAAGCCTTTAGGGCAAAAGAAGCAGCCTTAAAAATTATCAGGGGTGATTATGCCACTCAGTACAAGATCTTACAAGATTATTTGTTAGAAGTGCAGACTCAAAACCCAGACACCACTATCAAGCTTGATGTCGAAAGTGAACCAAATCCTGATGTTGAGACAAGAACCTTCAGACGCGTGTACGTGTGCCTTGGTGCTTTGAAGCAAGGATTTGCAGCAGGGAAGAGGGATTTTCTTGGGGTAGACGGGGCTTTCATGAAAGGACCTTTCCATGGTCAAATTTTACCTGTTGTGGTACATTTTCTCTTATGTTGTGGTTGA